The Gloeomargarita lithophora Alchichica-D10 genomic sequence CTTTTGTTCCCGGTCTGACTGACCCAACAGGGCTTGCCCCGCCACCGTCCCCAGGGCAATCAGGGTCAACAGGGATGCCCCGGCGAAGGCCGCCACGGTTTGATATTCCATATATACCCGTTCAATGTGCAGGGTGAGGGTATTGGTTTGGTTAATGATTTTCCCGGACACCACCGCCACCGCCCCAAATTCCCCCAACGCCCGCGCCGTCGTCAAAATCACCCCGTACAACACCGCCCAGCGAATCTGGGGCAAGGTCACCCGCCAGAAAATTTGCCACCCCTGCGCCCCCAAGGTTTGCGCCGCTTCCTCCTCCTCCCGCCCAGTGGTTGCCAAAACCGGCAAAACCTCCCGCACCACAAACGGCAAAGTAATAAACATCGTGGTGAGAATAATTCCCGGCGGCGCAAAAATAATCTTTAACCCTAGCCATTCCACCCATTCTCGAAATAAGCCCACCGTCGTGCTATAGAGCAGGATAAACATCAACCCCACGATCACCGGCGAAATCGCCAAAGGCGCATCAATCAAGGCCAAAATCAAGCCCTTCCCAGGGAGTGGATAGCGAGCCAACACCCAAGCCGTCACCAACCCCAAAGCCGTATTCACCGGCACCGCCACCCCCACCACCAGCAGGGTGAGGCCAATGGCATGGAGGGCATCCGGGCTGGTCATGCCTTGCACATACGCCCCCCAGCCCGACCCAAACGCCTGGTAAAACACATTCCCCAGGGGCAACGCCACCAGCAGTAGGAGATACAAAGCCCCAATTCCTATCAATAACCAAGCTGTCCACCCAGGGGGCGGCACCGGGCGTGTCATCGCCATCGCAGGTCACCCTTTGCGTAAAACGTTATCTTAAAGTTAATGAAATCATAAAATTGCCCCAAAATTGGGCTAGGGTAAACCCATGCGGCTGTTGTTAATGACCGGGAAAGGCGGGGTTGGCAAAACCTCCGTAGCGGCGGCCACTGGTCTGCGCTGTGCCGAACTGGGTTACCGGACTTTAGTTTTGAGTACCGACCCAGCCCACTCCCTAGCCGATAGTTTTGACCAGCCCCTCGGCCACGAACCCCGCCTGGTGCAACCCCACCTCTGGGGCGCAGAACTGGATGCCCTGCGGGAACTAGAACTGAATTGGGGGGCGGTGAAACGCTATGTCACGGAAGTCCTGCAAGCCCGCGGTTTAGACGGGGTACAGGCGGAAGAATTGGCCGTTTTACCGGGGATGGACGAGATTTTTGGCTTGGTGCGGGTCAAACGTCATTACGATGAAGGTATCTATGATGTACTGATTATTGACTCGGCACCCACAGGGACGGCTTTACGCTTGTTGAGTATCCCAGAGGTGGCGGGTTGGTATATGCGTCGGTTTTACAAACCCTTGCAGGGGATGGCGCAGGTCTTGACCCCCGTATTTGAACCGATTTTCAAGCGGGTGATGGGCTTTTCCCTGCCCAATAAAGCGGTCATGGACGCACCCTACGAATTTTATGAGCAGATTGAACAGTTGGAACGGGTCTTGACCGACAATACCCGCACTTCCGTCCGTTTGGTGACCAACCCGGAAAAAATGGTGATCAAAGAATCCCTGCGGGCACACGCCTACTTGAGTTTATACAATGTCGCTACAGACATGGTGATTACCAACCGGATTTTACCCGCCCATGTCACCGACCCCTTTTTCCAAAAATGGCAGGCCAGTCAAAATCAATACCGCCAGGAAATTCACAGCAGTTTTCACCCCCTGCCGGTGAAAGAAGTGCCCCTGTACCCAGAGGAATTGTGCGGTTTGGCGGCCTTAGAACGGTTAAAAAACACCCTGTACCCCGACGAAGACCCCACTCAAATTTATTACCAAGAACAAACGGTCAAAGTTACCGAAATGCCCCAGGGATATTGCTTGGAATTGTACCTACCCGGCATCCCCAAAGAGCAAATTCAACTCAGTAAAACCGGCGATGAACTGAATATCCGCATCGGCAATCACCGCCGCAATATGGTTTTGCCCCAAGCCTTAGCGGGTCTGCAACCCCAAAAAGCCAGCATGGAAAATGACTATCTAAAAATCGAATTTCCCTTTGTTGAATTGGTAGCTAATCCATGAGTTCTCCGGTCACCTTAGGCCAAACCGATATTAAAATCACGCCGCTGATTATTGGCACCTGGCAAGCGGGCAAGCGGGGCTGGGTGGACATTCAAGACCAGGACATTATCATCGCCATTCAAACCGCCTTAGAGCAGGGCATTACCACCATTGATACGGCGGAAATTTATGGGGATGGGTATAGCGAAGAATTAGTGAGTAAAGCGATAAAAAATTATCGGGGTCAAGCGGTAATTGCCACCAAGGTATTTGCCAACCATCTGGCCTACGACCAGGTACTTTTAGCTTGTGAAAATTCCCTCAAACGTTTGCAAGTTGACGTGATTGACCTGTATCAAATCCACTGGCCGAGTGGCACCTGGAATAGTGCCCTAGTTCCGATTGCCGAAACTATGCAAGCGTTGGTAAAACTCCAAGAACAGGGCAAAATCCGAGCTATTGGGGTATCAAATTTTAGTTTGGCGCAAGTAAAAGAAGCGCAACAGTATGGGGTAATTAGCAGTATTCAACCCCCCTATTCTCTATTTTGGCGAGTACCGGAGCAGGAACTTATTCCCTACTGTGTGCAACAGGGGATTTCCGTACTAGCCTATTCTTCCCTCGCCCAGGGATTACTCACTGGCAAATTTACCCTTGATCATCAATTTTCCCCGGAGGATGTGCGCTCGAAAAATATCCTATTTCAGGGGGAATTGTACCAGCAGGCTCAAGTTGCCCTCGCCCAAATGCGTCCCATCGCCGAAGCGTACCATGTTTCCCTGGGAAATCTCGCCCTGGCGTGGCTGTTGCACCAACCCCAGAGCCACGCCATCATCGGGGTACGCCACCGGGAGCAGGTTTTAGGGAATTTACCCGCCGTTACCCTGCGGCTGAGTGCAGAGACGTTAGCTGAGATGGATCAAATTAGCCAGCCGGTGAATGATTTGATTCCCGCCGATGCCCTGCTCTGGAATTTTTAGCATCTATGGCTGGTGTTCCCCCCGGTTCTCGCCGGTACAATGAGTTACAAAAACTCCTACAACGGTTAAGCATTAACCCGGCGAAAATAAATTGGCACCTGCTGGATCAAGCCCTGACCCACAGCAGTTTTGACCCCCAATGTAATTACGAACCGTTGGAATTTGTCGGGGATGGGGTACTGCGATTGTTAGCGGCGGATTACCTGTGGCACCATTACCCGCAAACGCCGGTGGGGGAATATACCGCCCTGCGTTCCGTCCTGGTGAGTAACCGCTTGTTGCGGCAGATGAGTCAGGAGTATGGGCTGGGTGAATTTATCCTGGCGGCGACCCGGTTGAGTTCCCAGGGAGCTTGGTTGGCGGATATTCTGGAAGCGGTGGTGGGAGCTATTTATCTGAGTTTGGGTAGTGCAAATGTATTACAACCCTGTTTCTATCCCCACTGGAATCGAGAAGCCCAACGGGTACTGCAAGACCCCGCTCGGTTGAATTATAAAAATGCCCTGCAAGAATGGACACAAGAGCATTACAAAATATTGCCAATTTATGAAACAGAATCCCTGTCGGGCACGCCGGAGCGGTTCATGGCACGGGTGTATGTACAAAAACGGTTGCTGGGGGTGGGACAGGGGGAATCCATCAAGGCGGCTCAGCAGGCGGCGGCACAACAGGCGTGGGGGGTATTGGCGGGGGATGCGGGGATAGGTTAGTAGGCCATTGGGTTGTTAATTTATGTCGGATATGGCAATCTCAGACGATTTATGGGCACCTCTACTTATACGAGCCAGCAGAAAGTTATCTCGCTGGAATGCAGGTATTACTGAGAAGCAGTGACGGGGGCGGTGCCCGTGCGACCCTTTTGTTGAATGTGTTGCCTGATTTTGGTGAATTGGTATAAAAACAAGGGGCTTACCTTGCCTGTAACCCATCAGCATAAAAAAGGCCGCATAAAACAATTAGAAAAAGTGCGTAAAATTGATCCTAAAACCCTGGAAGCATTCCGCCAAAACGATACGAATTGATTCAACCTTTGGGTGTATTGTGGGCTTGGGCAAATACCTGTCGAGCATATTCTGAACCCACATATCGCCAGTGCCAGGGTTCGTACATTACTCCTTGGGCATTATTGGGGGGATAGGAAAGTTCAAAACCATAGGTTATGGCATTTTTTTGCAACCATTCGTAGGCACGGGTTTGACCAAAACGCTCCGTAATATCCGGTATGCCTTCCCCGGCGGCAAATCCATCCCCCAAATCAATCGCTAAACCCGTATGATGTTCACTATAACCAGGGGGGGCACTAATGCGAGCGGCGGCGATTTCTGACCCTTGCCTTTGCACTTGCCGATTGAATAAATTGGCCTGATATGCCACAGTCCGAAATCCCGAAATGGGAATGAGCCAAAGCCCCCGATCCCGCGCCGCATTCATTAACTGAAATAAGGCCAATCCCGCTGAACGTTCCATCTCCACATTGCGCTGGTATTCTTTTTGCCCATAACTGGACATCACAATTAATTGGCTCTGGTTCACTTGTGCGTAGGGAAAATGGCCGTACTTAGTCTCAGAATTTAGCACATTTGGGGTGGACATTGGCCTGGTTTGGGGAGTTATTTCAGGGGAACTAATTGTCACAGGTGGGGGTGAATTTACAACCCTGGGGCTGGGTTGATGATTGGTAAAGTTAGTAAACCCATAAACCGATGAAATTACTAAAATTGCCGAGAACAAACTCCCCAAACTAAACCAAACCCAAGAACGCCAACGGTACATATTAAAATTGATTGGTTATCAGTGAAGGGAGCCTCGTGTAATTTTAACCATAGATTCCCCCTGACAGCAAACCCCTATTATTTCGCAAATTCACCACAGAGCCGATGATCCTTGCCCCCTGGCGCACCCCCCTCGCCCGTGCCCTGCATCGCAACCGTTCCCTACCCCACAGCCGCTACGCTCAACTGGCGACCGTTGACCCCCAAGGTTGTCCCCACAACCGCAGTATTGTTTTCCGGGGTTTTCCGGCGGATACCAACACCCTAGAATTTATCACCGACCAGCGCAGTGAAAAAGTCAGCCAGATTTACCAAAACCCCTGGGGCGAACTGTGTTGGTACTTCCCCCACACCCGGGAGCAATTTCGCTTGGCAGGAGAATTACAAATTATAGATAACTCTAGTACGGAAAGCCCCACGCAAACTGCCCGTCAGCACCGGTGGCAAAGCCTCTCTGATACGAGCCGCCAACAATTTACCTGGCCGCATCCAGGCCATCCCCGCACCGGAGATTTAACCACTGATGTCCCCGACCCCACCACCCCGCCGGACTCTTTTTGTTTACTCTGGTTGCATCCCCAACGGGTGGATCATCTGGAATTGCGGGGGACTCCCCAAAATCGGTACTGCTATCAACAAGACAAAAACCAGACATGGACAGTACAGGAAATCAATCCCTAAGGTGGCTATTCCTTGGCTTCTAAACCCGAAAGACCCACGCCCTGTAATTGCTCAATCGCCGCTAAAGCCGCCCGGGAACCCGCCAAAATATCCCGTTCTTCGCCCCCCAAATAGACCCGCCCAAAACTGCCAAAGGGTTGCACTTCTAAGATATTAATCAAAGCAGCTTTTTCCGCTTCATTGGCCGCTAGGGGCGCATAGGCCGCCGGTTCTACTTCCAAAATGTATAGCGTTTGTCCCGCCGAAATCATTTGCCCCCGCCGCATCCGGTTAATCAGTTGGGCTTGGTGGGGGTCGAGGTTGCGAATCACCTGACTGGACACCACCCGCGGTTTCAGCCGTTGCTGTTCCCGGACACCCAAAGCCGCCAAAATCGCCTGCCCCGCCGAACGGACTTCCCCTTGACGGCTGGCGTGAATCTCTAATAAACCGTACAAGCGCTCCACCACCTGCACCCCAGGCCGCACCGAATTGGATTTCAACGCCACATCGGTAATGCGGTTGATCTCAATGCCCGGAGAAATTTCTACCCACAGGGACGCATCCCCTGGTAGCGGCAAAAACCCCGAAGACACGGTGCCCAGGTAGGCCGCATACTGGGATTGCAGGCTATCAATATAGACATAACTACGAAGAATTGCACCCACGCCTTGGCTGTCCAGGGGATTACCATACCCCAGTGTAAGGGGAACCGGTGGTGAATTTTTGCACGCTGACCGGGATTCTGATAGAGTGAAAGGACTGGTCGGCTCTCCTGCGATCCGGTATAATTTCGCCAAAACTTAAGGAGTGATGTGCAATCATGGTGGACAGCGTAGCAACCCTGGATTTTCAGAGCGATATTTATCGGGATGCCTACAGTCGGATCAATGGCATTGTGATTGAAGGGGAACAGGAGGCGGCGGATAATTATATTCAGATTGCCGAATTGCTCGCTGACCGCCGGGAGGAGTTGTTATCTTTATCCAAGATGGAAAGCCGTCACAAGAAAGGTTTTGAAGCCTGTGGCCGTAATTTGCGGGTCACCCCAGATTTGCCTTTTGCCAAGGAATTTTTCAAGGGTTTGCATGACAATTTTCAGAAGGCTTTTGCGGTGGGTGATGTGGTCACTTGTCTGCTGATTCAAGCCTTAATCATCGAAGCCTTTGCCATTTCTGCCTACAACATTTATATTCCCGTGGCTGACCCCTTCGCCCGCAAAATTACCGAAGGCGTGGTCAAGGATGAATATCTGCATCTGAACTTTGGTCAGCAGTGGTTGAAAGCCCATTTTGTAGAGGTGAAAGACCGTTTGAAACAGGCCAATCGGGAAAATCTCCCCCTAGTTTGGCGGATGCTGAATGGGGTAGAGCAGGATGCGGCACAATTGGGCATGGAAAAGGCGGCAATGGTGGAAGATTTCCTAATCTCCTACGGGGATGCCCTAGCAGACATCGGCTTCACCATGCGAGAAGTGATGCAACTGACGGCGATGGGGCTGGCCGCCTAGCTCTGGGGTTTTATCACCAATTTTGTCCATAACTACCGCACCCGAGGGCAATTTTAGCTATCCTGGGTAGGGTGCATTCTGGGAACGCAATCTATGTTTGGATTAATCGGTCATTTGACAAATTTAGAACACGCCCAGTCCATTGCCGATGAGTTGGGTTACCCGGAATACGCGGAACAGGGGTTGGATTTTTGGTGTATGGCACCCCCGCAAATTGTGGATGAAATCAAAGTGCGGAGCATCACCGGGCAAGTCATTGAAGGCCGGTATGTGGAGTCCTGTTTTTTGCCAGAAATGCTCTCCCAAAATCGGTTTAAAGCCGCCACTCGTAAAGTAGTGAATGCGATGGCTCATGCCCAAAAATATGACATAGACATTACGGCTTTGGGGGGCTTTACTTCGATTATTTTTGAAAATTTTAATTTAGACCAAATCCGAGATATTCGCAATGTTTCCCTGGATTTTAGTCGGTTCACCACCGGTAATACCCACACCGCTTATGTGATTACTCGGCAGATTGAATTGGTTGCCCCAAAGCTAGGTATTGACCTGGAGCGGGCGAGCATTTTAGTCTGCGGGGCAACAGGAGATATTGGCAGTGGTGTATGTCGTTGGTTAGCCCATCGGTTTCCCCAGGTTGATTTAATTTTGGTTGCCCGCAATCAACAACGCTTGCAAGAATTTCAACAGGAATTGGGCACAGGTCGGGTATTACCTTTGGCGACGGGATTGCCCCTGGCGGATGTGATTGTTTGGGTGGCAAGTATGCCCAAAGGTATGGAAATTAATCCTGTGGAATTAAAACATCCCTGTTTAATTATTGATGGGGGGTATCCCAAAAATCTGGGCACCCAAATTCAACATCCGGGGGTGCGGGTTTTGAATGGGGGGATAGTGGAACATTCCTTAGATATTGATTGGAAAATTATGAAATTACTGAATTATGACGTACCCAAACGGCAGTTATTTGCCTGTTTTGCAGAGGCGATGTTATTGGAATTTGAGGGGTGGCATACCAATTTTTCCTGGGGTCGCAATCAGATTTCTTTAGAGAAAATGGCGCAAATTGGTGCCGCTTCCGTGAAACATGGATTTCGTCCTTTATTAACTTAGTTGTGCGGACTTTAGGTGAATCGAATGTCAAATAGTATTGACTTAGACCACCTAATTGCCCAATTAGTACAGCGAACGGTGCAATTACTTGAATGCTCTCAGGAAGAACTACGTCAAATTCAGTGGCAAGATGGCGAAGCAAATACGGATAGTGGCTACTCACAACTGGCTCAGGAAAAATTCCAAGAAGTTTTCAATCAATTGGCAGGAGAAAATCCTGGGATTCGGCTGGAAAAATGTGCATCGCCTGATGTTAGTTTTTCTATCAGGTCAAATTCAAGTTTATTAACGGGTAAGATATAGCTAAGTAGAGTAAGGTTGTCGTCTCAAGATTTCGGAAAACCAATGCGGGGCGGTGCCCTGCGACCCATGTTATTATGTCAACCTTTACGTGTTTAGCTATAGAACTCAAAAGTTGTAAAGCTAATCCTATTAGACCTACGGTTATCCCTGGTTCTACTATTGCTACATTAGACTTGAATATGTGGGTGATATTTTGTCGTCGCTCCTCGAATAATCAAAACTTTGAATTTAGATATGGTCGTTATTTCCGTGGGATTTTTGATAGCCCCACCGTTTTATTTCAAGACCGTACTCCCCGTCCTCGTATTAATTGGGATGGTTATCAGAGCGTGAATGAAGCACCAAAACTGGAAAAAATGGATGCCTCTAGTGGCTGGGTCAAAAGATATGCCCAAGCTGCAGTAAATCGAATTTCCAGAGAACATCCGGTCAATTATTCATGGCAGGATGACCTAGTTAAGGAAATCATTAAAATTGCTAGAGAAAAGGGAATCACTGGGGAATAAAACTAGGAAACTAATTGGATTTTTTCTGGTTCACATTTAGCAGTATCTATGAACAATTGATGCCAAATCATCTCCAATCTTTTAGCGAAGTGATAGGCAAGGAATGGGGGTACGGCGTTGCCAATTAATTTGTAACTGCTACTTGCCCCCAAACGAAAATCATCATTTGTTTCCCTGACAAACTCATAATCATCGGGAAAAGTTTGAATTCTGGCGCACTCGCGAACCGTCAATCGCCGTTCAATCCAACCTTTTGCCAACTCGTCTAAATAACGACCACCCCGTTCTCGTGATAGTCTCCTATATTCAATATTGCCGTGATGTTCAGCTCTGATTGTCGGTGCTAAGCCATCTAAATTGACTTCAATTTGTCCTTGAGTTTTGCCGCAGTATTTAGCCTTAGAATACTTGCTCTGAGCTAAATCTATTGAATTGTATTCCGGTTCAGGTAAATCAATAAGTAGGGAGCGTAGGGTTGGATAGGGTAGCAAAAGATCATCCCATAACAGCGGTAAATTATTTTCTCTTTTATGCGTTGGTGTAGGAAAAGGATCAAAATTAGGGGGAATAATTTCTTGTTTTAGTGCCCAAATTGCCTCTGGTTTCAGATATTGACGATTAAACCCTATAAAAAAGATGCGCTCTCGACTTTGGGGAATGCCATAATCAGGAGCAAATAAAACTTTTGCCATCACCATATAGCC encodes the following:
- the cysW gene encoding sulfate ABC transporter permease subunit CysW, which codes for MAMTRPVPPPGWTAWLLIGIGALYLLLLVALPLGNVFYQAFGSGWGAYVQGMTSPDALHAIGLTLLVVGVAVPVNTALGLVTAWVLARYPLPGKGLILALIDAPLAISPVIVGLMFILLYSTTVGLFREWVEWLGLKIIFAPPGIILTTMFITLPFVVREVLPVLATTGREEEEAAQTLGAQGWQIFWRVTLPQIRWAVLYGVILTTARALGEFGAVAVVSGKIINQTNTLTLHIERVYMEYQTVAAFAGASLLTLIALGTVAGQALLGQSDREQKG
- a CDS encoding TRC40/GET3/ArsA family transport-energizing ATPase codes for the protein MRLLLMTGKGGVGKTSVAAATGLRCAELGYRTLVLSTDPAHSLADSFDQPLGHEPRLVQPHLWGAELDALRELELNWGAVKRYVTEVLQARGLDGVQAEELAVLPGMDEIFGLVRVKRHYDEGIYDVLIIDSAPTGTALRLLSIPEVAGWYMRRFYKPLQGMAQVLTPVFEPIFKRVMGFSLPNKAVMDAPYEFYEQIEQLERVLTDNTRTSVRLVTNPEKMVIKESLRAHAYLSLYNVATDMVITNRILPAHVTDPFFQKWQASQNQYRQEIHSSFHPLPVKEVPLYPEELCGLAALERLKNTLYPDEDPTQIYYQEQTVKVTEMPQGYCLELYLPGIPKEQIQLSKTGDELNIRIGNHRRNMVLPQALAGLQPQKASMENDYLKIEFPFVELVANP
- a CDS encoding aldo/keto reductase, which gives rise to MSSPVTLGQTDIKITPLIIGTWQAGKRGWVDIQDQDIIIAIQTALEQGITTIDTAEIYGDGYSEELVSKAIKNYRGQAVIATKVFANHLAYDQVLLACENSLKRLQVDVIDLYQIHWPSGTWNSALVPIAETMQALVKLQEQGKIRAIGVSNFSLAQVKEAQQYGVISSIQPPYSLFWRVPEQELIPYCVQQGISVLAYSSLAQGLLTGKFTLDHQFSPEDVRSKNILFQGELYQQAQVALAQMRPIAEAYHVSLGNLALAWLLHQPQSHAIIGVRHREQVLGNLPAVTLRLSAETLAEMDQISQPVNDLIPADALLWNF
- the rnc gene encoding ribonuclease III, which translates into the protein MAGVPPGSRRYNELQKLLQRLSINPAKINWHLLDQALTHSSFDPQCNYEPLEFVGDGVLRLLAADYLWHHYPQTPVGEYTALRSVLVSNRLLRQMSQEYGLGEFILAATRLSSQGAWLADILEAVVGAIYLSLGSANVLQPCFYPHWNREAQRVLQDPARLNYKNALQEWTQEHYKILPIYETESLSGTPERFMARVYVQKRLLGVGQGESIKAAQQAAAQQAWGVLAGDAGIG
- a CDS encoding M15 family metallopeptidase; protein product: MSTPNVLNSETKYGHFPYAQVNQSQLIVMSSYGQKEYQRNVEMERSAGLALFQLMNAARDRGLWLIPISGFRTVAYQANLFNRQVQRQGSEIAAARISAPPGYSEHHTGLAIDLGDGFAAGEGIPDITERFGQTRAYEWLQKNAITYGFELSYPPNNAQGVMYEPWHWRYVGSEYARQVFAQAHNTPKG
- a CDS encoding Npun_F5749 family FMN-dependent PPOX-type flavoprotein; the protein is MILAPWRTPLARALHRNRSLPHSRYAQLATVDPQGCPHNRSIVFRGFPADTNTLEFITDQRSEKVSQIYQNPWGELCWYFPHTREQFRLAGELQIIDNSSTESPTQTARQHRWQSLSDTSRQQFTWPHPGHPRTGDLTTDVPDPTTPPDSFCLLWLHPQRVDHLELRGTPQNRYCYQQDKNQTWTVQEINP
- a CDS encoding aldehyde oxygenase (deformylating) encodes the protein MVDSVATLDFQSDIYRDAYSRINGIVIEGEQEAADNYIQIAELLADRREELLSLSKMESRHKKGFEACGRNLRVTPDLPFAKEFFKGLHDNFQKAFAVGDVVTCLLIQALIIEAFAISAYNIYIPVADPFARKITEGVVKDEYLHLNFGQQWLKAHFVEVKDRLKQANRENLPLVWRMLNGVEQDAAQLGMEKAAMVEDFLISYGDALADIGFTMREVMQLTAMGLAA
- a CDS encoding long-chain acyl-[acyl-carrier-protein] reductase, coding for MFGLIGHLTNLEHAQSIADELGYPEYAEQGLDFWCMAPPQIVDEIKVRSITGQVIEGRYVESCFLPEMLSQNRFKAATRKVVNAMAHAQKYDIDITALGGFTSIIFENFNLDQIRDIRNVSLDFSRFTTGNTHTAYVITRQIELVAPKLGIDLERASILVCGATGDIGSGVCRWLAHRFPQVDLILVARNQQRLQEFQQELGTGRVLPLATGLPLADVIVWVASMPKGMEINPVELKHPCLIIDGGYPKNLGTQIQHPGVRVLNGGIVEHSLDIDWKIMKLLNYDVPKRQLFACFAEAMLLEFEGWHTNFSWGRNQISLEKMAQIGAASVKHGFRPLLT
- a CDS encoding DNA cytosine methyltransferase, with the translated sequence MSKRILSLFSGCGGMDLGFDGAFALPKFLLHPSNNAWIDTELANDQVLLCRNSFEIVFANDIVKAAKNAWIGYFSKRGIDPNTFHLDSIVNLVKNFEQGRFSFPEKIDVVTGGFPCQDFSVAGKRKGFQSHKSHTGQLLALSEDAKKENRGQLYQWMKKVISITEPKVFIAENVKGLVSLRNAKETIEADFSSVGQKGYMVMAKVLFAPDYGIPQSRERIFFIGFNRQYLKPEAIWALKQEIIPPNFDPFPTPTHKRENNLPLLWDDLLLPYPTLRSLLIDLPEPEYNSIDLAQSKYSKAKYCGKTQGQIEVNLDGLAPTIRAEHHGNIEYRRLSRERGGRYLDELAKGWIERRLTVRECARIQTFPDDYEFVRETNDDFRLGASSSYKLIGNAVPPFLAYHFAKRLEMIWHQLFIDTAKCEPEKIQLVS